GCCGAGCACACCGAGCCGACGAAAGCCGAGCTTCTGTTTTTCGATCTGCGCGCTCGCGTAGGTGCGTGCTTTTTCCATCACTTCGCGCGCCGGCAGCGACTTGCCGAACTGCTTCTCGATCTGGATTTCGATCGGCATGCCATGGCAATCCCAGCCGGGGACATAGACCGCGTCGAAGCCCGCCAGATTGCGTGCTTTCACGATCATGTCTTTCAGGATCTTGTTCACCGCGTGGCCAAGATGGATGTCGCCGTTCGCATACGGCGGGCCGTCATGCAGGATGAACTTCTTGCGGCCCTTGCTGGCGGCGCGGATTTTTTCGTAGATCTTGTTGTCCTGCCATTCCTTCACCCATTGCGGCTCGCGCTTGGGCAAGTCACCCCGCATGGGGAACGGCGTATCCAGCAGATTGACTGGATATTTCGACTGGGGCTTGGCTTCTTTCTTGTTGCTCATGGATAACTCGATATCTGTTCGGTGAAGCGGCGGTGAGGCGGCGGTTCCAAGCGGGCAAGCTCGGGAACGGGCTCGAAGGTGCGTGTCTAGCGAGGCAGCGGGCAGCGCGTCGGGGGCTTTTATCGGAAATCTAAGCACCCGGCGCCACGCGCTCACCTAATTCGGTCGGTGGCCGAGGTGGCGAAACCGCTGTCGCGGCCACTGGAGTTCACGTCTGCAGCGAAATAGGCGCGCGCATTGGTCACGTCGCGCGCGATGGCTGCCGTCAGGGTTTCGAGGTCCACGTATTTTTCCTCGTCGCGCAGCTTTTTCAGGAATTCAATACGCACCAGCTTGCCGTACGCGTCGCCATGCCAGTCGAGCACGAAGGTTTCGAGCAGCACGCGGCCGGAATCGTCTACGGTCGGGCGCAGTCCGAGACTCGCCACACCCGGCAGCGGCTCGGGTCCGAGTCCATGCACGCGCACGACGAAGATTCCTGCGAGCGCCGGCCGCTTGTGGGCGATCGGCATGTTGAGCGTGGGAAAGCCGAGATCGCGGCCGAGTTTTTGCCCGTGGACCACGTGGCCGCTGATCACATAGGGGCGGCCGAGTGCGAGGCGGGCGGCATCGAGATCACCGGCTACCAGCGACGCCCGCACACCCGAACTCGAAATGCGCGCGCCGTTCAAGTCCGCGACCGTTGCCATTTGTTCCACTTCGAAGCCGTGTCTGCCTCCGGCTTCCTGTAGCGATTCGAAATCGCCGGCGCGTTTTGTGCCATAGCGGAAGTCGTCGCCAATCATCACCCAGCGCGCGTGCAGGCCGTTCACGATCACGTTTTCGACGAACGTATCCGGCGGCTGACTGGCAAAGGTGTGATTGAAATGTTCCACCACGACGCGATCCACGCCGTTTGTGCGCAGCGCTTCCAGCTTGTCGCGCAGCATGGCGATGCGGGGCGGCGCGCCAGCGGGATTGAAGAATTCGCGGGGATGCGGCTCGAAGGTCATCACGCAGACCGGCAGGCCGCGGGCGTCCGCGGCGGCGCGCACGTGGGCGAGCAGCGCCTGATGGCCACGGTGGACACCGTCGAAATTGCCGATGGTCAGCGCACAGGGCGCGCGGCTTTCGGCATTGGGTAGGCCGCGAAAGACTCTCACGATATCGGTTGGGTCGGCGGTTGGCGGTTAAATGGGCTAATGCACGGGCTTATACAGTCATGCAGGGCTGATGCAGCGCGAGGCTGGCAAAGCCGCAAAGCGTTCGATTATAAACGCTCACAGCACAGGACGGAGGCCGGGCCCACTGCGGGCCGGGCGGATTCGCCGGGTTTTGACGGCGTCGAATGATAAAATCCGCGGATGAAAAAAATCGTCATCCTGATTTCCGGGCGGGGAACCAATATGGAAACCGTCGTGCGGGCTTGCGCGCGCGAAGGCTGGCCGGCGCTGGTGGCCGCCGTCATATCGAATCGTCCAGACGCCGCCGGGCTTGCGTTCGCGGCGGCAAATGGCATTTCGGCAACTGTTGTAGATCACCGTGATTTCACCACGCGTGACGCCTTCGATCAGGCGCTTGCACGCGTAATCGACGGCTTCGAGCCGGATCTCGTCGTGCTCGCAGGCTTCATGCGCGTACTGACCGACGCTTTCGTCGAGCACTATGCGGGCCGCATGCTCAATATTCACCCGTCGCTGCTGCCGTGCTTTCCGGGCCTCAAAACCCACCAGCAAGCGCTCGATGCCGGCGTGCGAGTGCACGGCGCAAGCGTCCATTTTGTCACGCCGACGCTGGATCATGGTCCTATCGTCGCGCAGGCGGCGGTGCCGGTCATGGCCGGCGACGACGCCGCCGCGCTCGCTTCGCGGGTGCTGGCAGTCGAACACATTATTTACCCACGCGCGGTGCGCTGGTTCGTCGAAGGGCGTCTTGCCATCGACGGCGA
This window of the Caballeronia sp. SBC1 genome carries:
- a CDS encoding bifunctional riboflavin kinase/FAD synthetase, with protein sequence MRVFRGLPNAESRAPCALTIGNFDGVHRGHQALLAHVRAAADARGLPVCVMTFEPHPREFFNPAGAPPRIAMLRDKLEALRTNGVDRVVVEHFNHTFASQPPDTFVENVIVNGLHARWVMIGDDFRYGTKRAGDFESLQEAGGRHGFEVEQMATVADLNGARISSSGVRASLVAGDLDAARLALGRPYVISGHVVHGQKLGRDLGFPTLNMPIAHKRPALAGIFVVRVHGLGPEPLPGVASLGLRPTVDDSGRVLLETFVLDWHGDAYGKLVRIEFLKKLRDEEKYVDLETLTAAIARDVTNARAYFAADVNSSGRDSGFATSATDRIR
- the purN gene encoding phosphoribosylglycinamide formyltransferase; translation: MKKIVILISGRGTNMETVVRACAREGWPALVAAVISNRPDAAGLAFAAANGISATVVDHRDFTTRDAFDQALARVIDGFEPDLVVLAGFMRVLTDAFVEHYAGRMLNIHPSLLPCFPGLKTHQQALDAGVRVHGASVHFVTPTLDHGPIVAQAAVPVMAGDDAAALASRVLAVEHIIYPRAVRWFVEGRLAIDGERVVLTPPEPQWLFADIAGEGV